A single region of the Hoeflea prorocentri genome encodes:
- a CDS encoding response regulator, giving the protein MRSGPSDGNRVRLVIVDDHDLVREGIRSRLTDADFVEVVGEGSNGTQAVELCEMLGPDLVLLDISMPEMNGLEAARRIKQSRPNTKILFLSIYDNEEYVQEALRVGANGFVLKDVSKDEMINAIRSVAQGATYLGPQAAASLAGRNSNRLVPANDFGLTEREKQVLSAVSKGLTNRQIAEQLNISVRTVESHRLSIREKTGGGNAVALSKIANRLGL; this is encoded by the coding sequence ATGCGGTCTGGACCATCAGACGGCAATCGGGTTCGGCTTGTGATCGTCGACGATCACGATCTGGTGCGTGAAGGCATCCGGTCGCGGTTGACGGATGCGGATTTTGTGGAGGTTGTCGGCGAAGGCAGCAACGGCACGCAGGCGGTAGAATTGTGCGAGATGCTCGGACCGGATCTTGTGCTGCTCGACATCTCCATGCCGGAAATGAACGGGCTTGAAGCTGCCCGGCGCATCAAGCAATCTCGGCCCAACACAAAGATCCTGTTTTTATCCATCTATGACAACGAAGAATATGTTCAGGAGGCGTTGCGCGTCGGCGCCAACGGCTTTGTGCTGAAGGATGTGTCCAAGGACGAGATGATCAATGCCATCCGCTCGGTTGCACAAGGCGCCACCTATCTCGGTCCTCAGGCTGCGGCATCACTGGCAGGCCGCAACAGCAACCGTCTTGTCCCAGCCAATGATTTCGGGCTGACCGAAAGGGAAAAACAGGTCTTGTCGGCCGTCTCAAAAGGTCTGACCAACCGGCAAATCGCCGAGCAACTCAACATCAGTGTGCGCACGGTCGAAAGCCATCGCCTCTCCATCCGGGAAAAAACCGGCGGCGGCAACGCGGTCGCCCTTTCGAAAATAGCAAACCGCCTCGGCCTTTAG
- a CDS encoding cache domain-containing protein: MRFKTKLLLITLLPVILISAAMIFVINFQSSRLSRIQAETVENLYLDLKHTELKNYVTLARNALTPIYASNLKTKRQAQRQAREIVQKMTLDEDSYFFIYEENGTNIVNPRLTYLVGSNWIGLEDADGRHVIRDLIDRAKKGGEFYSFIWKKPSTGEYVEKLGYSVYLDKWDWMLGTGIYLDEVSRQVAKVQAELQSNVSETRLVLFVLMLGALALTGTTIAAARLSEQRFADARLKELSARQVEFQEDERKRVSRELHDSISQLLVSARYGLESALNRSEKQGDITEPVEKSMSAIDDAISEVRRISMALRPSVLDDMGLAAAVKSLGSEFSKRVGISVDVQAEPLRELLSDEAKTALYRVIQEALTNVARHSDARNVTIKLCRHGNNVKLRLEDDGVGMPRARKVGGLGIRNMQERMDTFGGTIRFSKAKPHGLAIAVTLPIVKQKK; the protein is encoded by the coding sequence ATGAGATTCAAGACAAAATTGCTGTTGATTACCCTGCTGCCAGTCATATTGATTTCGGCGGCAATGATATTCGTGATCAATTTTCAGTCGTCACGGCTCTCGCGGATTCAAGCTGAGACTGTCGAAAACCTCTATCTTGACCTCAAGCATACCGAACTAAAGAACTACGTGACGCTGGCGCGCAATGCGCTCACGCCCATCTACGCGTCAAACCTGAAGACCAAGCGGCAGGCCCAACGCCAGGCCAGGGAAATTGTCCAGAAAATGACCCTGGACGAGGACAGCTATTTCTTCATCTACGAGGAAAACGGAACCAATATCGTCAATCCGCGCCTGACCTATCTCGTCGGCAGCAACTGGATCGGACTTGAGGACGCAGACGGGCGCCACGTGATCAGAGATCTGATCGACCGGGCAAAAAAAGGCGGCGAGTTCTACTCGTTTATCTGGAAAAAGCCGTCCACCGGTGAATATGTCGAGAAGCTCGGCTATTCGGTCTATCTCGATAAATGGGACTGGATGCTAGGAACCGGCATCTATCTCGACGAGGTCTCCCGGCAGGTCGCCAAGGTGCAGGCGGAATTGCAGAGCAATGTCAGCGAGACCCGGCTTGTCCTCTTTGTCCTGATGCTTGGGGCGTTGGCGCTCACCGGCACGACCATTGCCGCAGCACGGCTATCGGAGCAAAGATTTGCGGATGCCAGGCTCAAGGAGCTGTCTGCCCGGCAGGTCGAATTTCAGGAAGATGAGCGAAAGCGTGTCTCGCGGGAACTCCACGACAGTATCAGCCAGCTTCTGGTATCTGCCCGCTATGGCCTTGAAAGCGCATTGAACCGATCCGAGAAGCAAGGTGACATAACCGAGCCCGTCGAAAAATCGATGAGCGCAATAGACGACGCCATATCGGAGGTACGGCGCATATCGATGGCGCTGCGCCCTTCCGTCCTTGACGACATGGGACTGGCCGCCGCCGTCAAGAGCCTCGGCAGCGAGTTTTCAAAGCGGGTCGGCATAAGTGTCGACGTCCAGGCCGAACCGCTCAGAGAGCTTTTGAGCGACGAGGCCAAAACAGCGCTCTACCGGGTGATTCAGGAAGCCTTGACCAATGTGGCCCGCCATTCGGACGCACGGAACGTGACAATCAAACTGTGCCGACACGGCAACAACGTGAAACTACGGCTCGAAGATGATGGTGTCGGCATGCCGCGGGCGCGCAAGGTCGGCGGTTTGGGCATCCGCAATATGCAGGAACGGATGGACACATTTGGCGGTACGATCCGGTTTTCCAAGGCAAAGCCGCACGGGCTTGCAATCGCCGTAACTTTGCCGATAGTAAAACAAAAAAAATGA
- a CDS encoding TRAP transporter substrate-binding protein, with protein MERRKFLKGAAIAGAASTLAAPALAQSKIEMVIVSSWPRDFPGLGLPAQRLAERIGELTDGRFDVQYFASGERVGGFDVFDEVASGNAQAYNSADYYWKGKHPGWAPFTAIPFGMTYTEIDAWMKYGGGQELWDELAAEFGLKNLACGNTGVQMGGWFNKEIESADDLKGLKMRIPGLGGDVMAKLGASPISVPGGQIYENLVSGAIDATEWVGPYNDYFMKFYEAAKFYYWPGMHEPGAQIAFGMNKSWWENLSKTDQKILEAACAEANAHTMAETNAFNGEYLNRLINDHGVQLREFNDDVYDAFGEAAAEVIEEAREFDDLSKKIYDAVLEKRAELGAWTELSDTAYVQKRNAVLNQ; from the coding sequence ATGGAACGTCGTAAATTTCTTAAGGGCGCCGCGATTGCCGGCGCCGCTTCCACGCTCGCCGCGCCTGCTCTTGCGCAGAGCAAAATCGAGATGGTCATCGTATCATCATGGCCACGGGACTTTCCCGGCCTCGGGCTGCCGGCTCAGCGTCTGGCGGAGCGCATCGGTGAACTGACCGACGGCCGCTTCGATGTGCAATATTTCGCATCTGGCGAACGCGTCGGTGGATTCGATGTTTTTGACGAAGTGGCTTCGGGCAACGCTCAGGCCTATAACTCGGCAGACTATTATTGGAAGGGCAAGCACCCTGGTTGGGCGCCCTTCACCGCAATTCCGTTCGGCATGACCTACACGGAGATCGACGCCTGGATGAAGTATGGCGGCGGTCAGGAGCTTTGGGACGAGCTTGCTGCTGAATTCGGTCTGAAAAACCTTGCCTGCGGCAATACGGGCGTTCAGATGGGCGGCTGGTTCAACAAGGAAATTGAAAGCGCTGACGACCTGAAGGGTCTGAAAATGCGTATTCCGGGCCTTGGTGGCGACGTCATGGCAAAACTCGGTGCTTCGCCCATTTCGGTGCCTGGCGGTCAGATCTACGAAAACCTCGTCTCGGGTGCTATCGATGCAACCGAGTGGGTTGGCCCGTACAATGACTACTTCATGAAGTTTTATGAGGCAGCCAAATTCTATTACTGGCCGGGCATGCATGAGCCGGGAGCTCAGATTGCATTCGGTATGAACAAGAGCTGGTGGGAAAATCTGTCGAAAACCGACCAGAAAATTCTGGAAGCCGCGTGTGCTGAAGCAAATGCCCACACAATGGCTGAAACCAACGCCTTCAACGGTGAGTATCTGAACCGGCTGATCAACGATCACGGTGTCCAGCTGCGCGAGTTCAATGATGACGTCTATGACGCCTTTGGTGAGGCTGCTGCGGAAGTCATTGAGGAAGCGCGCGAGTTCGACGATCTTTCCAAGAAGATCTACGACGCTGTGCTTGAGAAACGTGCTGAGCTCGGCGCTTGGACGGAGCTGTCTGACACCGCATACGTTCAGAAGCGCAACGCTGTTCTCAATCAGTAG